Genomic DNA from Parasteatoda tepidariorum isolate YZ-2023 chromosome 3, CAS_Ptep_4.0, whole genome shotgun sequence:
AACCTTTCAACTTTGCACCCATTttgtgcttttatttattttggtccTATGTCACAACCTGGTTGTTCTTAGAAACTTGCAACCATTTTGGTGCAGTTACGAACATGAAAATCTTCCCCACTATaggtaataaaacaaaatttttgaaaatataagctCATTTGTTTCTCAAACAGTTTATACTATGTAAAGgaacaaacaaattaaacattattgaaactaattttcaaatcaaatacaTCTTTAAAACATGCTTTacaaactaccaaattttttaatgtgagcATGTTCTTTAATAGGCGCAATAAGCTCATTATGAATGTATGCATCACAAGCATAGCACCACACACTTAAATCAACATAGCTAAGAGTAAGAACATGTTTCATATCTTGACCATGTTGCAACATATGTTGATTAATAAAACGTCCACAATAAACTTGATAACAATGAAGACAGACCCAGTTCTCATTGGGATCATTACACGAATAGCATCTAGCAAACGGATTTAATCCTTCAGTCGGTATTGGTTGGAGCAATTCGAGATGAGGGCAATATTCCAAAGGAACAACACAGAATAATTCAGTATTGTTGCTAAATCCTGAAGCTTCACCAATCCATTCTTCCATTTTGATTGCCTCATCAAGCTTTCTAGGTATTGCAACAGGATCACTTGATTGCCTACGTTTGAGGTTATTCACAGTATGCACCTTTTTTGACTCAGTAGTGACATTGTCCGGCAGAAATTTAGCAAAAGCCAAACTTCTCCAAAATTTTCTCTGAACTGCAATTACTTTTTGTATTGTTTCAATTGCCTCTGAGCAGGGTTTTAAACTTTGTGAATTTAAGGATAGTAGCTCAGAATTACCAAGCAGGGAAGAAATACAGCATGTTGTTTCATCAAAGGTATTGTTATGATTCCAGCCTTCAAAGTCAATAATCATTTTTCCATTACATAGTGAGCTCAAAAGTTTTACCATGATGCCGTAACAAGAAGGTGACAATAAGGAAAAGCATTCATTATTGAAAGCAGAAGATATCAAGATAAATTCAGGGCCAAATTCATACGCTATTGGAAGGATAATGTGGAATAGGGCAGCCAGATAATCTCCGTCAGTAACAGCATGTGTAAAAGGAACATTAACATTATATCCTTTACCCTGCTTAACGCCAGTTTCATCTATCGACATAGGGCAAATCTTTTTTCCACAGTAATGCAAAGATATACTCAAAACTTTATCATCTTCATAGAAAATTTTCTGAGTGTTGTTATTGTGGTCAACACTCCAATCGAttatcaaaattcttttcatgaaatgttGTTCAATAAGATAAGAAGCAGCAAGAGCAACTTCATTAAACTTGCAAAACTGTGCCTTATTTTCAGAATCAGATGTCCCATCAACTGCATAAGTCAAACTAAACCCATTAACACATACACGTTTAACAACTGCATCGACGAGCTGCAATAAATTATCGCTAATTGATTTACAagcattttcagaataattttgttctaatttcATGCGCACTTCATCAGATAACTTCcaagtagattttattttatttactccttTCAAGTTAACTAAAGCAGTTAAATCAGTTTCAGTGTTTTCAGTCAATTCCAGCCAGGTACATTTAGAAAGAATTccacattcataaaaattttttaacacattaacTGCACTCTTTATTCCTTCTCCagaaacatttaattcatttaatgatGAATGTTTATGTTTAgaactaaatataaaacatgaTCTGGCAGTAGGAACAGATAagtcagttttagaaattatatcttTCAATTCAGATTCAAGCAAATCTTTTACGTGAGACAGAACTACTGGATTATAACCACGAGTAACATACTTAGATGATCCTTCTAATGGGCTTCCAGTATAATCAACATGAACAAAATGCTTTTCTCCAATCCCTTCAGAACTGGACTTGTATAACGGCTGAAGTTTTACAGAGTCCCAATATTCACGTAAAGCcgataaaacatttaaaacagagTTTACAGTTACTTGGCTGATGCTTATACAAGGAGGTATTATGGGACAAGGATCGCCAAGCAATGCCCTAAGAGTTAAAGCAACAGATTCAGAAAGAGATGGTATGCAATATCCTCCTTCAAGCACGACACAAATGCGTCCATTTGCAAGACAAGACAATGAATTTATCAAATGAGGATATAATGAAGGATAAACCTTCATCTCACCTTCAGGACAGCCATAGGCACTATCATAACCAGCAGATATTATAACTAACTCAGGAGCGAATTCATAAGCAATAGGTAACaagacattattaaaaattgctaaatactCGGCATTTCCTTGACCAGTTCCATTTAAAGGCACATTAATATTGAAGCCTTTTGCTGAAGGCCCACCTGCATAGTCAAAATTGGATTCTCTTAAATGTGGCCAAAAGGCTCCATTTTCATATCGATGGATAGAAAAATACAGCACTCGTGGATCATTGTAAAACATACGCTGCGTTCCTTGGCCGTGATGAATGTCCCAATCTACAATCAGTATTCTGGATAAGTTGCAATGCTCTAATGCATATTTTGCTGCAACTGCAAcattattaaagaaacaaaacccACAGGCATCTGTTGTCATGGCATGGTGACCTGGTGGACGAACGATTGCCATACCATTATTAACTTGGTCACTTAATACGGAAGACACCAATTGCAATGTGCATCCAGCTGATAACAAGGACGCATCATATGTTTTGCTATTGAAGTAAACAGAATCATAACTTGAAGCAAAGTCTTCTAAATCGGATGGatcattcaataattttgaacgTTTGATATCttcgatataatttttatcatgcaCTAAGAGTAATTCTTCTTCAGAAGCGAATTTCGATGGAATTTTAATGCATCGATCTAAGAGCCTGTATTcctcgcatttttttaaaggaaatgaatACCGCAGGGGTGTTTCTATATGGCCCTGATCCCATATACATTCATGACCACTCATGCGATGATCATATATAATTCCAGTTTTTCTTTCGGAAGACATTTTGgtttctataaaattatgtCTATCGATTTGACATTGAATAGCAAACTATAAATGACTGGGAGTAAAATGTTAAGCAggatttattagaaaattctaACAATACCTGATAACTTAGCACGAAATATCGTTGATAAGGGTAAAGTACCAAATAAATTAGTTGATAACAGCTAAATCGAGATAAAAGTAACGTGACCGAACTGAAAATAGTCAAGGTAAAAAGATTATAAGTTCATTCTCTagaataaataacatataaGCACTGACTTCGTCCTATACTTTGAAGCTTTGAAGAATCAAAAACCTGATCTCGAGAATGACaagcaaattgttttgattgctCTAAATAAATGGACTAGCTTGAAtcttttttgatacaaaaattaatacttctGCATTGCCAAAATTGAATTACAACAACCGAAAAAGAAAGGtttccttaaaaagaaattgatctTCCTAAATCATTACAATTAGTGCTGTTTTTCAAGAAGTTTGgcaaataaagaacaaaaacatAGTAGATCATTGGCAAGCTTCTTTTAGTCAAccaataaaaaacactttattttgcTGGCTGAAtaagctaaattttcgcaatttttatttcttgtcatAACTGTAAACtgtagtttttgtttatttttattttgttttctgacaAGTTATATCAAATCTGTAATTTAatgactaattatttttttaatttatgcaaactTTAGCCTAATTAATAAagacatttaatataattaggaaatattaggtatttacattgaattttaaatgtttgaagtCTGTtgcttgcatttttaatattaatttatatcgcTATACATTTTTTcctacttattaattttcatatgtaTGTTGTTTAAAACTGGAGAATTTACCGAATTACTTTGAGGTTCCTCTTCATTAGTTTTCCCTTTGGTGTTTCTTATTTCGTTTAAGGGGATGATTATCATAACTACGGCAAGGCCAAGTGCCGCCAATTTTTTGGCGACCTATTTAGATAGGCCGCCAAGGGGTAGGAGGAAAAAGAGAAACCCGATCATGACATCACGACGGAAAAAGGGAAGATGGGGGAAAGAAAAGGCGCTCTCTAAGAGGAGAGAACCAAAAAAGAACGGTGTTACCGTCGTGATATCAGGAACGGGGAGAAATTGAAATAACAGGTAcagaagatagaaaaaaaaatcgcatgcAAAATGTAAACATAGTTCAAGAGTGAAAAATCtggattttaaagaaacaaggCTAACGAAtagaaaatcaaagataaacataaataaacactTACTTATGGAAACTCTATTCAAGTAGgctaatcaattttaaaattgttaagNctttaaaaatataaccacTTTTATGAACCTTATTTATTAAAGAGCTCTTTGGAtgcacttattttataaatttattatatttcgttTAAGTAATTCatgtaatttctttaaaaatataaccacTTTTATGAACCTTATTTATTAAAGAGCTCTTTGGAtgcacttattttataaatttattatatttcgttTAAGTAATTCatgtaatttctttaaaaatataaccacTTTTATGAACCTTATTTATTAAAGAGCTCTTTGGAtgcacttattttataaatttattatatttcgttTAAGTAATTCatgtaatttctttaaaaatataaccacTTTTATGAACCTTATTTATTAAAGAGCTCTTTGGAtgcacttattttataaatttattatatttcgttTAAGTAATTCatgtaatttctttaaaaatataaccacTTTTATGAACCTTATTTATTAAAGAGCTCTTTGGAtgcacttattttataaatttattatatttcgttTAAGTAATTCatgtaatttctttaaaaatataaccacTTTTATGAACCTTATTTATTAAAGAGCTCTTTGGAtgcacttattttataaatttattatatttcgttTAAGTAATTCatgtaatttctttaaaaatataaccacTTTTATGAACCTTATTTATTAAAGAGCTCTTTGGAtgcacttattttataaatttattatagccATGTTTTTAATGCgtatta
This window encodes:
- the LOC107456292 gene encoding histone deacetylase 6, with amino-acid sequence MSSERKTGIIYDHRMSGHECIWDQGHIETPLRYSFPLKKCEEYRLLDRCIKIPSKFASEEELLLVHDKNYIEDIKRSKLLNDPSDLEDFASSYDSVYFNSKTYDASLLSAGCTLQLVSSVLSDQVNNGMAIVRPPGHHAMTTDACGFCFFNNVAVAAKYALEHCNLSRILIVDWDIHHGQGTQRMFYNDPRVLYFSIHRYENGAFWPHLRESNFDYAGGPSAKGFNINVPLNGTGQGNAEYLAIFNNVLLPIAYEFAPELVIISAGYDSAYGCPEGEMKVYPSLYPHLINSLSCLANGRICVVLEGGYCIPSLSESVALTLRALLGDPCPIIPPCISISQVTVNSVLNVLSALREYWDSVKLQPLYKSSSEGIGEKHFVHVDYTGSPLEGSSKYVTRGYNPVVLSHVKDLLESELKDIISKTDLSVPTARSCFIFSSKHKHSSLNELNVSGEGIKSAVNVLKNFYECGILSKCTWLELTENTETDLTALVNLKGVNKIKSTWKLSDEVRMKLEQNYSENACKSISDNLLQLVDAVVKRVCVNGFSLTYAVDGTSDSENKAQFCKFNEVALAASYLIEQHFMKRILIIDWSVDHNNNTQKIFYEDDKVLSISLHYCGKKICPMSIDETGVKQGKGYNVNVPFTHAVTDGDYLAALFHIILPIAYEFGPEFILISSAFNNECFSLLSPSCYGIMVKLLSSLCNGKMIIDFEGWNHNNTFDETTCCISSLLGNSELLSLNSQSLKPCSEAIETIQKVIAVQRKFWRSLAFAKFLPDNVTTESKKVHTVNNLKRRQSSDPVAIPRKLDEAIKMEEWIGEASGFSNNTELFCVVPLEYCPHLELLQPIPTEGLNPFARCYSCNDPNENWVCLHCYQVYCGRFINQHMLQHGQDMKHVLTLSYVDLSVWCYACDAYIHNELIAPIKEHAHIKKFGSL